The proteins below come from a single Mytilus edulis chromosome 5, xbMytEdul2.2, whole genome shotgun sequence genomic window:
- the LOC139523707 gene encoding uncharacterized protein isoform X1 produces the protein MTWVTCHDMSQWLLKKKKKHTEKSTKIRKTDAKPTIELHQHTFKQNKSSFSLQKCQMQSRQCNHRKVDDIYGFSVKDCKTEDNKKSRNPHGQDDKIYNDPWDIHCNVLNNDQTCCNVCLSKELEHSDDDKRTRNTSIIGTSATKSKSKPGTRDKVKNKTHRNERPEYLEDSDTGCEFSNSSDEESDYYEFLENIERRLKIDNSNCNPVIMPKWDSPFYEKGNQNRPVLRGNGFNARCADDVIYNSGSDHSSGFFETNSTTLTTYNIPNSNIVPKTCSSTEDLDMFSFPVDEPETISQETKLVKRNPGKVYQTGYGFKGNRLLGDLIQMNYEKQQLH, from the exons ATGACTTGGGTGACGTGTCACG ATATGAGTCAATGGTtgttgaaaaagaaaaagaaacatacaGAAAAGTCGACCAAAATCAGGAAAACAGATGCAAAACCAACCATAGAACTACATCAGCATacctttaaacaaaataaatcttcattttctCTACAAAAATGTCAAATGCAATCAAGACAATGCAACCATAGAAAGGTAGACGATATTTATGGATTTTCAGTGAAAGACTGCAAAACGGAAGACAACAAAAAGAGCAGAAATCCCCATGGTCAAGATGATAAGATTTATAATGATCCATGGGATATTCATTGTAACGTTTTAAATAATGATCAAACGTGTTGTAATGTTTGTTTATCAAAAGAATTAGAACATTCAGATGATGACAAGAGGACGAGAAATACTTCTATAATAGGAACAAGTGCGACAAAATCAAAATCGAAGCCAGGGACTCGCgacaaagttaaaaataaaacacacagaaaTGAACGTCCTGAATATCTAGAAGACAGTGACACCGGATGTGAATTTTCTAACAGTAGCGACGAAGAAAGTGATTACTATGAATTTTTAGAGAATATTGAGCGCAGATTAAAAATAGACAATTCTAATTGCAATCCCGTGATAATGCCAAAATGGGACTCGCCCTTTTATGAAAAAGGCAATCAAAATCGGCCAGTCTTAAGAGGCAATGGCTTCAACGCAAGATGTGCCGATGACGTAATATATAATTCTGGATCTGATCACAGTAGTGGATTCTTTGAAACAAACAGTACAACATTAACAACATATAATATTCCAAATAGTAATATAGTGCCAAAAACCTGTAGTAGTACAGAGGACTTGGATATGTTTTCTTTTCCAGTCGACGAACCAGAGACTATAAGTCAAGAAACGAAATTAGTCAAAAGAAATCCTGGCAAAGTGTATCAAACAGGTTATGGGTTTAAGGGAAATCGTTTATTAGGCGATTTGattcaaatgaattatgaaaaacaGCAGTTACATTGA
- the LOC139523707 gene encoding uncharacterized protein isoform X2 encodes MSQWLLKKKKKHTEKSTKIRKTDAKPTIELHQHTFKQNKSSFSLQKCQMQSRQCNHRKVDDIYGFSVKDCKTEDNKKSRNPHGQDDKIYNDPWDIHCNVLNNDQTCCNVCLSKELEHSDDDKRTRNTSIIGTSATKSKSKPGTRDKVKNKTHRNERPEYLEDSDTGCEFSNSSDEESDYYEFLENIERRLKIDNSNCNPVIMPKWDSPFYEKGNQNRPVLRGNGFNARCADDVIYNSGSDHSSGFFETNSTTLTTYNIPNSNIVPKTCSSTEDLDMFSFPVDEPETISQETKLVKRNPGKVYQTGYGFKGNRLLGDLIQMNYEKQQLH; translated from the coding sequence ATGAGTCAATGGTtgttgaaaaagaaaaagaaacatacaGAAAAGTCGACCAAAATCAGGAAAACAGATGCAAAACCAACCATAGAACTACATCAGCATacctttaaacaaaataaatcttcattttctCTACAAAAATGTCAAATGCAATCAAGACAATGCAACCATAGAAAGGTAGACGATATTTATGGATTTTCAGTGAAAGACTGCAAAACGGAAGACAACAAAAAGAGCAGAAATCCCCATGGTCAAGATGATAAGATTTATAATGATCCATGGGATATTCATTGTAACGTTTTAAATAATGATCAAACGTGTTGTAATGTTTGTTTATCAAAAGAATTAGAACATTCAGATGATGACAAGAGGACGAGAAATACTTCTATAATAGGAACAAGTGCGACAAAATCAAAATCGAAGCCAGGGACTCGCgacaaagttaaaaataaaacacacagaaaTGAACGTCCTGAATATCTAGAAGACAGTGACACCGGATGTGAATTTTCTAACAGTAGCGACGAAGAAAGTGATTACTATGAATTTTTAGAGAATATTGAGCGCAGATTAAAAATAGACAATTCTAATTGCAATCCCGTGATAATGCCAAAATGGGACTCGCCCTTTTATGAAAAAGGCAATCAAAATCGGCCAGTCTTAAGAGGCAATGGCTTCAACGCAAGATGTGCCGATGACGTAATATATAATTCTGGATCTGATCACAGTAGTGGATTCTTTGAAACAAACAGTACAACATTAACAACATATAATATTCCAAATAGTAATATAGTGCCAAAAACCTGTAGTAGTACAGAGGACTTGGATATGTTTTCTTTTCCAGTCGACGAACCAGAGACTATAAGTCAAGAAACGAAATTAGTCAAAAGAAATCCTGGCAAAGTGTATCAAACAGGTTATGGGTTTAAGGGAAATCGTTTATTAGGCGATTTGattcaaatgaattatgaaaaacaGCAGTTACATTGA